The following proteins come from a genomic window of Fontisubflavum oceani:
- a CDS encoding EI24 domain-containing protein, translated as MILSDFLKALGQLSDRRFLGVLGLGIGLTLGLLFAFYAAFVILIGWLLPESFTLPWIGEITWVDNALTWAGIPLMLLLSVFLMVPVASAFTGIFLDRIANAVEAEHYPHLPAARQVGIIEGLGDALRFLGVIIGVNLVALIAYLLIPPLAPFLFWIVNGILLGREYAQMVALRRHDATGAAAFRSRNRFTIFAAGVLMAVPLTIPVVNVLVPVLGAATFTHLYHRLSAGPSRTD; from the coding sequence ATGATCCTCTCAGATTTCCTCAAAGCTCTTGGCCAACTCTCTGATCGCCGGTTTCTTGGTGTTCTAGGCCTGGGGATCGGGCTGACCCTCGGCCTGCTTTTTGCCTTTTATGCCGCCTTCGTCATCCTCATTGGCTGGCTGCTTCCAGAGAGTTTCACCCTGCCCTGGATCGGCGAGATCACCTGGGTCGATAATGCGCTGACCTGGGCGGGCATTCCCTTGATGCTGCTGCTCTCCGTCTTTCTGATGGTCCCGGTCGCGTCGGCCTTTACTGGCATTTTCCTCGACCGGATCGCCAATGCCGTGGAGGCCGAACACTACCCACATCTCCCCGCGGCCCGGCAAGTCGGGATTATCGAAGGGTTGGGCGACGCTCTGAGATTTCTGGGTGTGATCATCGGCGTCAACTTGGTGGCGCTGATCGCATATCTGTTGATCCCGCCGCTCGCCCCCTTCCTCTTCTGGATCGTGAACGGAATCCTCTTGGGCCGGGAATACGCGCAGATGGTGGCGCTCCGCCGTCACGACGCTACCGGTGCCGCCGCTTTTCGCAGCCGCAACCGATTCACCATCTTCGCTGCCGGCGTATTGATGGCCGTGCCCCTAACGATCCCGGTCGTGAACGTTCTGGTGCCGGTTCTAGGCGCGGCGACCTTCACCCACCTGTATCACCGGCTCAGCGCTGGCCCATCCCGAACCGATTGA
- the dprA gene encoding DNA-processing protein DprA gives MRSRRVGPVTFQRLLADHGSAAAALDALPEIAVAAGVDTYAICPESVALAEMKAAKRAGAQMLCLGDDAYPARLASLSDAPPVLWALGDTTLLQRPIIAVVGTRNASSLGARMARRLAADLGAAGYVVVSGLARGIDALAHAATVETGTIGVHAGGLDVIYPAENTKLAQDMAKTGVRLSEQPFSLDPQARHFPRRNRIVPGLAQAVVVVEAATRSGSLITARLALEQGRDVLAVPGHPMDTRAAGCNLLIRDGATLVRSVEDVLEQIGTPDPQTALPLAAPASAPAPEPMTVPGKAIGHDDLTNRILTQLGPSPTAEDQLIRDLGLPASDITRALAQMELAGNIERRPGGLLTRAS, from the coding sequence ATGCGCTCCCGCCGGGTCGGCCCGGTGACATTCCAACGGCTGCTCGCCGATCACGGCTCCGCAGCAGCCGCCCTCGACGCTTTGCCCGAAATCGCTGTGGCCGCAGGTGTCGATACATACGCCATCTGTCCCGAGAGTGTGGCGCTGGCCGAGATGAAAGCGGCCAAACGTGCTGGCGCTCAGATGTTGTGTTTGGGCGATGACGCATACCCGGCCCGTCTGGCCAGCCTGTCCGACGCGCCGCCAGTTCTCTGGGCGCTTGGCGATACGACGCTGTTGCAGCGGCCCATTATCGCGGTGGTCGGCACGCGCAACGCCTCCTCTCTTGGCGCCCGGATGGCCCGGCGCTTGGCGGCAGATCTGGGCGCGGCGGGCTATGTAGTGGTCTCCGGCTTGGCGCGCGGGATCGATGCCTTGGCGCATGCCGCAACAGTGGAGACCGGTACAATCGGAGTCCATGCCGGTGGCCTAGATGTGATCTACCCGGCGGAGAACACCAAACTGGCCCAGGATATGGCCAAAACCGGCGTGCGGCTGAGTGAACAGCCCTTCAGCCTCGACCCGCAAGCCCGCCATTTCCCGCGCAGGAACCGGATCGTCCCCGGTCTGGCACAAGCGGTCGTTGTCGTCGAAGCCGCAACCCGCTCCGGCTCGCTCATCACAGCGCGCTTGGCGCTGGAGCAGGGCCGCGATGTACTGGCGGTGCCTGGCCATCCGATGGACACACGCGCGGCGGGGTGCAACCTCCTGATCCGCGACGGCGCGACCCTTGTGCGCAGTGTCGAAGACGTGTTGGAACAGATCGGCACGCCAGATCCGCAAACCGCACTGCCGCTCGCGGCTCCTGCGTCCGCCCCGGCCCCTGAACCGATGACCGTGCCCGGCAAGGCGATAGGCCACGACGACCTGACCAACCGTATCTTGACGCAGCTCGGCCCCTCCCCCACCGCCGAAGATCAGTTGATCCGCGATCTTGGTTTGCCAGCATCAGACATCACCCGGGCGCTGGCCCAAATGGAGTTGGCTGGCAATATCGAACGTCGCCCTGGTGGCTTGTTGACGCGGGCAAGTTAG